Proteins found in one Coffea eugenioides isolate CCC68of chromosome 5, Ceug_1.0, whole genome shotgun sequence genomic segment:
- the LOC113771608 gene encoding uncharacterized protein LOC113771608, with the protein MSTHPESSDRPATISPTDLANLGDQLSEVLNRFNELRVEMMAQRRVVDQLVTGGASGEQQQHESLPLGQSEPIILPYTQITVASQVINPPEEAFTYPTHGPPPTYAPNLQINPSHAQIPQNYPPITMNMPFEPQGPHYYSTVETFTINTAAQRKVEVGEPSVPMDKNLLKRLDRFEEFIRKSQGLSKQGGLDYNELCLFPDMQLPVGFKAPKFSKYDGTGNPKTHLRMFAHKLGKPIDDENLPVRLFPESLEGDALDWYSNLKSEDMRTWLDLSTAFVRQYEYNCELAPTRTTLESTKRKPSEDHKTYAKRWRKVAAKVEPPMSEDEIIHTFIKAHDPPYFEEIFRMIGCSFAAIVNKLEEFDEFVKAEKIVNVSTLKMQLEALQGQNNGGKKSQFKEKEGETVFVWDQGPSTRSRSSNHPTYSSPNPYYPNSRPVYHTRPRPNYPNVPTPPFQISQPNLRTRLRPPSNSRLAPPSRQTYNHSQTNKMQNFGRSRTFTDLGRPIDQLYEQLKVAGKIDDIPPPNYPRRGFSAGYDPLAACAYHSGAPGHSTGNCWILKHKIQDMIETGDIVIRKRKEPGSNISTNPFPNHKDTYEAFTPDEKG; encoded by the coding sequence ATGAGTACCCATCCAGAGTCATCTGATAGGCCCGCAACGATATCACCTACTGACTTGGCGAATCTGGGGGATCAGCTGAGTGAGGTTCTAAACCGATTTAATGAACTAAGGGTTGAAATGATGGCACAGCGGCGAGTGGTCGATCAATTGGTCACTGGTGGAGCTAGTGGTGAACAACAACAACATGAATCTTTGCCCCTTGGCCAATCTGAGCCAATAATCCTACCTTATACTCAAATCACTGTCGCTTCACAAGTCATAAACCCACCTGAAGAAGCCTTTACCTATCCCACTCATGGCCCACCACCCACTTATGCACCTAACCTTCAAATTAACCCTTCTCACGCCCAAATTCCCCAAAATTACCCACCAATTACCATGAACATGCCATTCGAACCTCAAGGACCGCACTACTACTCCACCGTTGAAACATTCACCATAAATACTGCCGCTCAAAGGAAAGTCGAAGTTGGGGAGCCATCCGTGCCGATGGATAAGAATTTGCTAAAACGATTGGATCGCTTTGAGGAGTTCATAAGaaaaagccaaggtttaagcaagcaaggaGGTCTGGACTACAACGAGTTGTGCCTATTCCCGGATATGCAGTTGCCAGTGGGTTTCAAAGCACCAAAGTTTAGCAAGTACGACGGAACTGGCAATCCTAAGACTCACCTTCGGATGTTTGCACACAAATTAGGGAAGCCGATAGATGATGAGAATCTACCTGTGCGCCTGTTCCCTGAGAGCTTGGAAGGCGATGCCTTGGATTGGTATTCCAATTTAAAGTCAGAGGATATGAGAACTTGGTTGGACTTGTCCACAGCATTCGTGAGGCAATATGAATACAACTGTGAGTTGGCGCCAACAAGGACCACACTAGAGAGCACAAAAAGGAAACCATCTGAAGACCATAAGACATACGCCAAGCGGTGGCGAAAAGTGGCAGCCAAGGTGGAACCTCCGATGAGCGAGGATGAAATTATCCATACATTTATTAAAGCTCATGACCCCCCGTACTTTGAGGAGATTTTTCGCATGATCGGATGCTCATTTGCGGCCATTGTTaacaaattggaagagtttGATGAGTTTGTGAAGGCCGAAAAAATTGTTAATGTGTCGACATTGAAGATGCAACTGGAGGCTTTACAAGGCCAGAATAATGGTGGAAAGAAGTCccaatttaaagaaaaagaaggagaaactGTTTTTGTTTGGGATCAGGGGCCCTCGACCAGATCTAGATCTTCAAACCATCCCACTTATTCATCACCCAACCCATATTACCCAAACTCTCGTCCTGTCTATCATACTCGACCTCGACCAAACTATCCAAATGTACCCACACCACcctttcaaatttctcaacccAATCTGCGAACTCGACTTCGTCCTCCTTCTAATTCCAGACTTGCTCCACCAAGCAGACAGACCTACAACCATTCTCAAACCAATAAAATGCAAAATTTCGGCCGATCTCGAACTTTCACCGACTTAGGCAGGCCCATTGACCAACTGTACGAACAGCTCAAAGTCGCTGGTAAAATTGATGACATACCTCCTCCAAACTACCCTCGGCGAGGCTTCTCTGCTGGTTACGACCCTTTAGCTGCATGTGCCTATCATTCTGGAGCGCCCGGTCACTCGACTGGTAATTGTTGGATTTTGAAGCATAAGATACAGGACATGATTGAAACAGGAGACATAGTgataaggaaaaggaaagaaccAGGATCGAACATAAGTACAAATCCCTTTCCCAACCACAAGGACACTTATGAGGCATTCACCCCCGACGAGAAAGGTTGA
- the LOC113771609 gene encoding probable disease resistance protein At4g27220 yields MIKLFGKALVEKTAELIVVDYMGRSDMDNMQSLKRNWQELSDKASDIEGEVKREEMSGKKKRKREVDGWLKDVKILSPEIDALERRGSSWRLPLMEDPVGKLQLRVKKLIQRSHHFNGLVLDTYDNIGEASLPTKLFGVKFEEALNRIWSCLVIDEISSIGIYGMGGVGKTTQAKRIKYHLSENNNYQVLWITVSQEFSITNLQDKIANVLGITLSSRDEEEVRADILRGAFSKMKRLIVLILDDVWEKFRLDRVGIPLHPNKCRLILTTRSREVCDRMQCQRKFRLQTLDKDEAWDLFEYTLGSETLLQGDLENIAKSIVEECGGLPLGIITVAGSMRGVRDICEWRNALEQLKTCSIGYHEMERDVFPILEWSFNRLDKCERNCFLYCCLYPEDWKIKRKGLIDLFIWAELMSKRDSRPKAFDQGQTILNKLIKVCLLEETKDFKGDDHVKMHDLVRDMAIRITHGNSTPESRRDDVPRFLVKSLGRSDSIVALEQEEWTQDLRAVSFYSQCLKGIEIPPACSPNCPKLSSLLLPQFFIKEIPDSFFRHMYGLKVLNLEGCRGIPELPNSVSDMVNLTALILRSCDELMFVPPLGKLKQLRDLDLSRTRIEDLPQGWESLVNLERLDLGNCWYLKPKIIPKGTFFQFHRLQRLLLPPYGRIQVNDPEVLNQLEVFIGRLSSTDFYKITGWPKYYNVYIIDIYSVKNPFYELDDDEDWQQLNFYQCKLGRGSNNLPDDMKSLIIQFCEGMGIRCLSDVFKNFVNLSHLSRLVIMDSVGIEFLWQLSSASPRDQLEVSSFSPLHDLEVLRLFGLPNLVGLFYGESEPSYLLPAGTFSSLKELWISECHNMKQLFTVQLLQNLQNVELLDVKNCEGLEEIAADGNGEGQGGGEGIQLTSSGGGTTMISLPNLRCLSLDRLPQLNNICKAAMICDSIEKIEIFDCPKVKRLPLFPPTINGPPSLPSTLCKIRGDKEWWESLEWDNPSAKNALDPFFTTQP; encoded by the coding sequence ATGATAAAATTATTTGGGAAAGCTCTGGTAGAAAAGACGGCAGAGTTGATTGTAGTAGATTACATGGGAAGGAGCGACATGGACAACATGCAATCGCTGAAAAGGAATTGGCAAGAATTGAGCGACAAAGCATCTGACATAGAAGGAGAAGTGAAGCGAGAAGAAATGTCaggtaaaaagaaaaggaaacgtGAAGTTGATGGTTGGTTGAAGGACGTTAAAATATTAAGTCCTGAAATCGATGCATTGGAAAGAAGAGGATCATCTTGGAGGCTTCCACTAATGGAGGATCCTGTAGGAAAGCTGCAACTTCGGGTGAAAAAACTTATTCAGCGCAGCCATCATTTCAATGGGCTTGTGCTCGATACTTATGACAACATCGGGGAGGCAAGCCTGCCAACCAAATTGTTTGGAGTAAAGTTCGAGGAAGCTTTGAATAGAATTTGGTCATGCTTGGTGATCGATGAAATATCAAGCATTGGGATTTATGGTATGGGTGGAGTTGGTAAGACCACACAGGCAAAGCGCATCAAGTACCATCTCTCAGAAAACAACAATTATCAAGTGCTTTGGATTACAGTATCCCAAGAGTTTAGTATCACCAATTTGCAGGACAAGATTGCCAATGTCTTGGGTATTACTCTATCAAGTAGGGATGAGGAAGAAGTAAGGGCAGATATATTGCGTGGGGCATTcagcaaaatgaagagattaaTAGTACTCATATTGGATGATGTTTGGGAAAAATTTCGTTTAGACAGGGTAGGGATTCCTCTTCATCCAAACAAGTGCAGATTGATTTTGACTACACGCTCACGGGAAGTGTGCGACAGGATGCAATGTCAAAGAAAATTTCGTTTGCAAACTTTGGACAAAGACGAAGCTTGGGATTTGTTCGAGTATACACTTGGCAGCGAGACCTTGCTTCAAGGAGATTTGGAAAATATTGCCAAGTCCATTGTGGAAGAGTGTGGTGGTTTGCCTCTTGGTATTATCACAGTGGCTGGAAGCATGAGAGGTGTGAGAGACATTTGTGAGTGGAGAAATGCATTGGAACAATTGAAAACATGTTCAATAGGGTATCACGAGATGGAACGAGATGTGTTTCCCATCCTGGAATGGAGTTTCAATCGCCTGGATAAATGTGAAAGGAATTGCTTCTTGTATTGCTGTCTTTATCCGGAAGAttggaaaataaaaagaaagggaCTAATAGACCTCTTTATTTGGGCAGAGCTGATGTCAAAACGGGACTCAAGACCAAAAGCATTTGATCAAGGTCAAACGATATTAAACAAACTGATAAAAGTTTGCTTGCTGGAAGAAACTAAAGATTTCAAAGGGGATGACCATGTGAAGATGCATGATTTGGTCAGAGATATGGCAATAAGGATCACGCATGGAAACTCCACACCAGAGAGCCGCAGAGATGATGTACCACGATTCTTGGTGAAAAGCTTAGGACGAAGTGATTCAATAGTAGCACTGGAACAAGAAGAGTGGACACAAGATCTCCGTGCAGTTTCCTTCTATTCACAATGTTTGAAAGGAATAGAAATTCCACCAGCCTGCTCACCAAATTGTCCTAAGCTCTCCAGCTTGCTTCTTCCTCAGTTTTTCATAAAAGAAATCCCAGATTCATTCTTTCGGCACATGTATGGACTTAAAGTTTTGAATCTAGAAGGGTGCAGAGGTATACCAGAGTTGCCTAATTCTGTTTCAGACATGGTGAATCTCACTGCTTTGATTTTGAGGAGTTGTGATGAACTCATGTTTGTGCCACCACTAGGAAAGCTCAAGCAATTGAGGGATTTGGACCTATCCAGAACTAGGATTGAGGATTTACCTCAAGGTTGGGAGTCACTGGTCAACCTCGAAAGGCTTGACTTGGGCAATTGCTGGTATTTGAAACCAAAGATAATACCAAAAGGGACATTTTTCCAATTTCACCGTCTTCAACGGTTACTATTGCCACCCTATGGTAGGATACAAGTTAATGATCCAGAAGTATTGAACCAACTAGAAGTTTTTATAGGACGCTTGTCTTCTACGGACTTCTATAAAATTACTGGGTGGCCAAAATACTATAATGTTTATATCATTGACATCTATAGTGTAAAGAATCCGTTTTATGAacttgatgatgatgaggattgGCAACAATTGAATTTCTATCAGTGTAAGCTTGGTAGAGGATCGAACAACCTGCCAGATGATATGAAAAGCCTGATAATCCAGTTTTGTGAGGGCATGGGCATTAGGTGCTTGTCAGATGTTTTTAAGAATTTTGTAAATTTAAGCCACTTATCTAGATTGGTTATTATGGATTCGGTTGGAATAGAGTTCCTCTGGCAATTGTCCTCTGCTTCTCCACGTGATCAGTTGGAAGTCTCGTCTTTTAGTCCACTCCATGATCTTGAAGTGCTACGCCTCTTCGGGTTGCCAAATCTGGTTGGTCTATTTTACGGAGAATCAGAACCATCATATTTGCTTCCAGCTGGCACCTTTTCTTCCCTCAAAGAATTGTGGATTTCTGAATGTCACAACATGAAGCAGCTATTCACAGTGCAGTTGCTGCAGAACCTTCAAAATGTTGAATTATTAGATGTTAAAAATTGTGAAGGACTGGAAGAGATAGCAGCAGATGGCAATGGAGAAGGacaaggaggaggagaaggcaTCCAATTGACTTCAAGTGGAGGAGGCACTACCATGATCAGCCTTCCAAATTTAAGGTGCTTGAGTCTGGATAGGCTGCCACAACTGAATAACATTTGCAAGGCAGCCATGATCTGCGATTCAATTGAGAAGATTGAAATATTTGATTGTCCAAAGGTAAAGAGGCTGCCTTTGTTTCCTCCTACCATCAACGGGCCACCATCTCTTCCCAGCACTCTTTGTAAAATCAGGGGAGATAAAGAATGGTGGGAATCGCTAGAGTGGGACAATCCTAGtgccaaaaatgcccttgaccCATTTTTTACCACACAGCCGTGA